From the genome of Rarobacter incanus, one region includes:
- the trxA gene encoding thioredoxin translates to MSIQAVTDATFHDQVEAAELPVVVDLWAAWCGPCTAIAPILAQLADEYAGRVKFVKTDADQNPEAVTAAGVTSIPTLGFYQDGTRQDVLIGAHPKPVIAAKIEALLA, encoded by the coding sequence ATGTCGATACAAGCAGTAACGGATGCAACCTTCCATGATCAGGTCGAAGCCGCAGAACTGCCGGTCGTGGTGGACCTCTGGGCGGCATGGTGTGGGCCGTGCACGGCCATCGCGCCGATCCTCGCCCAGCTCGCAGACGAGTACGCGGGCCGGGTGAAGTTCGTGAAGACCGACGCCGACCAGAACCCCGAAGCCGTCACCGCCGCTGGGGTCACCTCGATCCCGACCCTCGGCTTCTACCAGGACGGCACCCGTCAGGACGTGCTGATCGGCGCGCACCCCAAGCCCGTGATCGCCGCCAAGATCGAAGCGCTCCTCGCATGA